A single Pseudomonas brassicacearum DNA region contains:
- a CDS encoding zinc-binding dehydrogenase yields MKALQGVEGQVVWADEPNPTCDVGQVRIRVAAAGLNRADLLQKAGLYPPPPGASQVLGLECSGVISEVGPGSSWQVGDRVCALLAGGGMAEEVVVDGRHVLPVPEGLSMAEAAALPEVYSTAWLNLFQLAALKPGEKVLLHAGASGVGSAAIQLCKAFGNPCWVSVGSTERLDYCEALGAQGGVVRTDGLEGLNDLGPFDVILDPVGGSYAKLNVKLLSVDGRWVLIGLMGGRSTELDLAQVLGKRIQLLGSTLRSRDEQFKADLISQLGQQVWPLFADKRLSPQLAKTFAIKDAEAAFAELASNQVSGKLVLVIDESLS; encoded by the coding sequence GTGAAAGCATTGCAAGGCGTTGAAGGCCAAGTGGTATGGGCAGATGAGCCGAATCCGACGTGTGATGTCGGGCAGGTTCGTATTCGTGTGGCAGCCGCCGGCCTGAACCGGGCCGATTTGCTGCAAAAAGCCGGACTTTACCCGCCGCCACCCGGCGCCAGCCAGGTGTTGGGGCTGGAATGTTCCGGGGTGATCAGCGAAGTCGGACCGGGCTCTTCCTGGCAGGTCGGCGACCGCGTTTGTGCGTTGTTGGCCGGTGGTGGGATGGCCGAGGAAGTGGTGGTCGATGGCCGTCATGTGCTGCCCGTGCCGGAAGGCCTGTCGATGGCCGAAGCGGCCGCGCTGCCTGAGGTCTACAGCACCGCATGGCTGAACCTGTTCCAGCTGGCGGCGCTCAAGCCGGGTGAGAAAGTGCTGCTGCACGCTGGCGCCAGCGGTGTCGGTTCGGCCGCGATCCAGCTGTGCAAGGCGTTTGGCAACCCGTGTTGGGTCAGTGTCGGTTCGACCGAGCGGCTGGACTATTGCGAGGCGCTGGGCGCCCAGGGCGGCGTGGTGCGCACCGATGGCCTGGAGGGTCTGAATGACCTCGGTCCCTTCGACGTGATCCTCGATCCGGTGGGCGGCAGCTACGCCAAACTCAACGTGAAACTTTTGTCAGTTGACGGCCGCTGGGTATTGATCGGCCTGATGGGCGGGCGCTCCACCGAGCTTGATCTGGCGCAGGTGCTGGGCAAGCGCATCCAATTGCTTGGCTCGACCTTGCGCAGCCGTGACGAGCAGTTCAAGGCCGACCTGATCAGCCAACTGGGCCAACAGGTGTGGCCGTTGTTTGCGGACAAGCGTTTGAGCCCGCAATTGGCCAAGACCTTTGCGATCAAGGACGCCGAAGCGGCGTTTGCGGAGCTGGCGAGCAACCAGGTGTCCGGCAAGCTCGTGTTGGTGATCGATGAAAGCCTGAGCTGA
- a CDS encoding bifunctional diguanylate cyclase/phosphodiesterase, whose translation MTTTEQLSALSSILAQSGLHSLFQPIICLSERRIVGYEALTRGPSNSPLHSPIALLSVARQAGRLSELELACRRSACQRFNEQQLPGKLFLNVSPESLLESAHQTGRTLQLLQDHGIAPSQVVIELTEQTPIDDFQLLQTALHHYRAMGFSIALDDLGAGYSSLRLWSELRPDYVKIDRHFIDGIHQDALKREFVGSILKIARASRAQVIAEGIELSEELAVLIEMGVDLVQGYLLARPQEQPSRDARALMPKQDSGVAVLTDEVNDLSALLNEQPAVAHNTPTANVLEAFRRQANLNSLAVLDDQGQPCGIVHRHSLSDALLKPFATDLFARKPISRLMSDDFLAVELNQSLQQVSRLITSRARQRIEEDFIITLNGGYLGLGRVIDVLKLITELKIQQARYANPLTLLPGNVPIQQCLTRLLQQRQESVICYVDIDSFKPFNDIYGYGRGDEVLLCLAQCLNERIDPSRDFVGHIGGDDFLLVLGPEDWRRRLDQLLSDFQTHCRRFYRPEHLEAGCFTALNRQGVRQEFALLSLSIGVVHLRAEACEELDASQLAELASQAKHHAKDILGGSVYLVEGLAGRESVGALGLTV comes from the coding sequence ATGACCACGACAGAACAGCTGAGTGCCTTGAGTTCGATCCTGGCTCAAAGCGGTTTGCACAGCCTGTTCCAACCGATCATCTGCCTTTCCGAACGGCGCATCGTGGGTTATGAAGCCTTGACCCGCGGCCCCTCCAACAGCCCGTTGCACTCGCCCATCGCGCTGCTTTCCGTGGCGCGCCAGGCCGGCCGTCTCAGCGAACTGGAACTGGCCTGCCGCCGCAGCGCCTGCCAACGCTTCAATGAGCAACAATTGCCGGGCAAGCTGTTTCTCAACGTCTCGCCCGAGTCTCTGCTGGAATCCGCGCACCAGACGGGGCGCACACTGCAACTGCTGCAGGACCACGGCATTGCGCCCAGCCAGGTCGTGATCGAACTGACCGAACAAACCCCCATCGATGACTTCCAGCTCCTGCAAACCGCGCTGCATCATTATCGTGCGATGGGTTTTTCGATTGCCCTAGACGATCTGGGCGCCGGTTATTCGAGCTTGCGGCTGTGGTCTGAATTGCGGCCCGATTATGTGAAGATCGACCGGCATTTCATCGACGGCATCCACCAGGACGCCCTCAAGCGCGAGTTCGTGGGCTCGATCCTGAAAATCGCCCGGGCATCCCGTGCCCAAGTGATCGCCGAGGGAATCGAACTGTCGGAAGAACTGGCAGTGCTGATCGAAATGGGCGTCGACCTGGTCCAGGGGTATCTGCTGGCCCGGCCTCAGGAACAACCGTCACGCGACGCCCGGGCGCTGATGCCCAAGCAGGACAGCGGCGTGGCGGTCTTGACCGATGAGGTCAACGACCTCAGTGCGCTGCTCAACGAACAACCGGCAGTGGCCCACAACACGCCGACAGCCAACGTACTGGAAGCGTTTCGTCGCCAGGCCAACCTCAACTCGCTGGCGGTGCTGGATGATCAAGGGCAGCCTTGCGGCATCGTCCATCGCCATTCACTCTCGGACGCCCTGCTCAAGCCCTTCGCCACCGACCTGTTCGCCCGCAAACCCATCAGCCGCTTGATGAGCGATGACTTTCTCGCAGTGGAGTTGAACCAGTCGCTGCAACAAGTCAGCCGCCTGATCACCAGTCGCGCCCGACAACGCATCGAAGAAGACTTCATCATCACCCTCAACGGCGGCTACCTGGGCCTGGGCCGAGTGATCGACGTGCTCAAGCTCATCACCGAACTGAAAATCCAACAGGCCCGCTACGCCAACCCCCTGACCCTGCTGCCGGGCAACGTCCCGATCCAGCAATGCCTCACGCGCCTGCTGCAACAACGGCAAGAATCGGTGATCTGCTACGTGGACATCGACAGTTTCAAACCCTTTAACGACATCTACGGCTACGGTCGCGGCGACGAAGTCCTGCTGTGCCTGGCCCAATGCCTGAACGAACGCATCGACCCCAGCCGCGACTTCGTCGGCCACATCGGCGGCGACGACTTCCTGCTGGTCCTCGGCCCGGAAGACTGGCGCAGACGCCTGGACCAACTACTCAGCGACTTCCAGACCCACTGCCGCCGCTTCTACCGCCCCGAACATTTGGAGGCGGGATGTTTTACCGCGTTGAACCGACAGGGCGTTCGACAGGAGTTCGCGCTGTTGTCGTTGTCGATTGGCGTGGTGCACCTGCGCGCCGAGGCCTGTGAGGAGTTGGATGCCAGTCAGTTGGCAGAACTGGCTTCCCAGGCCAAGCATCATGCCAAGGATATTTTGGGCGGGAGTGTGTATTTGGTGGAGGGTTTGGCTGGGCGAGAGTCTGTGGGGGCGTTGGGGTTGACGGTGTGA
- a CDS encoding DUF1326 domain-containing protein: MAIAEWRMQGVEFIACNCNWGCPCQFNAPPTHGHCQAVASMRVEHGYFNQVALDGLCWAATFAWPGAIHEGNGSCQVFIDERADEAQRQALLTILSGLESDPGANVFQVFSSTMSEAFEPLFVPITLSIDVDQRLAHLDIPGVLQASGEPIRSPIDGSPHRVRLALPNGFEFLEAEVASGSYQTHSALKLQSQGSHSHLAHVHFTGHGIEP, translated from the coding sequence ATGGCCATCGCCGAATGGCGCATGCAGGGCGTCGAATTCATTGCCTGCAACTGTAATTGGGGCTGCCCCTGTCAATTCAATGCGCCACCGACCCATGGTCACTGCCAGGCGGTGGCGTCGATGCGAGTGGAACACGGGTATTTCAATCAGGTAGCGCTGGACGGCTTGTGCTGGGCCGCCACCTTCGCTTGGCCGGGCGCCATCCATGAGGGCAACGGCAGTTGTCAGGTGTTCATCGATGAGCGCGCCGACGAGGCGCAACGCCAGGCCCTGCTGACCATCCTTTCTGGCCTGGAGAGCGACCCTGGGGCCAACGTGTTTCAGGTGTTCAGTAGCACCATGAGTGAAGCGTTCGAACCGCTGTTCGTGCCCATCACCCTCTCCATCGATGTCGATCAGCGCTTGGCGCACCTGGACATTCCAGGGGTGTTGCAGGCCAGCGGCGAGCCGATCCGCAGCCCGATCGACGGCTCCCCTCATCGAGTCCGCCTGGCCCTGCCCAACGGTTTCGAGTTCCTTGAGGCCGAAGTGGCCAGCGGCAGCTACCAGACGCATTCAGCCCTCAAACTACAATCCCAGGGCAGTCATAGCCACCTCGCCCACGTGCACTTCACCGGCCATGGCATAGAGCCGTAA
- a CDS encoding RHS repeat-associated core domain-containing protein, with the protein MDQVSHIEQELDSFKDTLSIYREQLERWYGRAADRASHAADLPSLMGMERVIRFGDSTTAVSTGDDDFLSTVVQCPKGGPMTIESKFESVYDIPLGDIVVDVVDVDSGEVTPVTLDAQGLGTFTGEAGKSYRVHVQGEVSPRQIEHLFSSYDGLTRDLTDWLRGEWQGFKPLWAQQSLATSAAAVGNGLLAGSWAAIESVWDSISLISDILKDPGQFADRLGESAKQLEDLAKKTPLVMAKLQLLASDEAALCLLVRTASLWLDMLPPSEVAGETAEALSRMAVQLLIDLLIGVVLTFIGAGAGIAYLAMRLGNVGLRLLGVLQRFIRAIFAVVNGFMNYVDRYKSVAARGIAAGIKKGRMQLRWDAQRNTTLKKHEHHDDASNQSKNPSGDSADTAAQTRTHGCPVSMVTGEELLTLDDGTLDGRLPFVFTRLYRTSAADLDIGLGRGWSHALAHRLLIEGEAVIWIDQENRRTTFPRPSLQRPAIHNSLARAAIYLGTEADELIVAQPGDGAAFLHFRDGHLIALSDRYDNRLTIQRNIYGDISRLDNGARRSLRLRYEHRHLVAIDYQSFHPELLPDEAWRTEQTLVSYRYDGRFRLIEATNAAGESERYDYDDQHVILQRQLAGGASFYWEWQGVGPAVRCVRHWASFAQMDSRYTWGEDGSVTVQNIDGSQEVYVHDERARLVRQVEPDGGEHLKAYDEQGRLIAEQDPLGAVTEYRYDEVGRLVALIPPDEAPTSYEYRNGFLHTRSRGKAVWTYRRNARGDVIVLIGPDGQRTEYAYAPHGQLLATYDSDGGEHRFTWSRLGQLTEEILPDGSRRCFSYDALGRLLSREDEHGALTHYQWDAVGRLLQVTLPNGATRTWRYNAYGKVTAECDEQGRVTRYEYADDLHLVSRRLNPDGSELKYRYDSARLLLTEIENESGEKYQLDYTPNGLIRQQVGFDGQRTAYAYDLNGHLLEKTEHGEDGSQRVTQYQRDAAGRLRVKTLPDGQAIEYRYDELGRLVHVNDGSDHPLAFEYDAQDRLVCEHQGWGTLRYRYDACGRLNHLRLPDDSQLDYHHAPGGALTAIDLNGSRLTEHRFVGGRERQRQQGRLLSDYDYDEQGRLKAQTVWQSRQQQLFWRDYAYSAKGNLQTLSDNRNRRSYQYDPLDRLTRIDFSHSEPPEHFCHDPAGNLMMQDRPGPTTLKGNRLLKEGDRHYDYDAFGNLTRERRGQALVSTYRYDSQHRLIGVTTADGRETSYRYDAFGRRISKTVDGLTTEFFWQGDQVVAENSPRHHRSYVYEPGTFRPLAMLDGEGPEKATPFYYHLDHLGTPQELTSYRGQVVWSARYNGYGKLTELQHGGGEQLEQPLRFQGQYFDPESGLHYNRHRYYNPETGRYLTPDPSKLAGGLNGYRYTLNPTGWVDPLGLDDCPGSDGCKKPAAGKQDSTAKLGVDEGEPALPMTAEQRRARIDELAEANAYRRLDEMERSIEGAHFLQKHGAQTTADAQLERVMTGRNPGTGEIDVYGSGSNAGQPAIPSAATRFFSHRDQLNAIHRAQLIFRRAGIVASKKPIEMGRVIGEGYKRGSLEYGQSTKAIVILDGSGRPKTAYTGSGA; encoded by the coding sequence ATGGATCAGGTGAGCCATATCGAGCAGGAACTCGACAGCTTCAAAGACACCCTGTCGATCTACCGCGAGCAGCTCGAGCGCTGGTACGGCAGAGCGGCGGACCGTGCCAGTCATGCGGCGGACCTGCCGTCGCTGATGGGCATGGAGCGGGTGATCCGCTTTGGTGACAGCACCACCGCTGTCAGCACCGGTGACGATGACTTCCTCTCCACGGTCGTCCAGTGCCCCAAGGGCGGGCCGATGACGATCGAGAGCAAGTTCGAGTCGGTGTACGACATCCCGCTGGGCGACATCGTGGTGGATGTGGTGGATGTGGACAGCGGCGAGGTCACGCCGGTCACCCTGGATGCCCAGGGCCTGGGGACCTTCACGGGGGAGGCGGGCAAATCCTATCGGGTTCACGTTCAGGGCGAGGTTTCTCCCCGGCAGATTGAGCATCTGTTTTCTTCATACGACGGCTTGACCCGTGATCTGACGGACTGGTTGCGCGGTGAGTGGCAGGGTTTCAAGCCGCTATGGGCGCAGCAGTCCTTGGCAACGTCGGCGGCGGCGGTGGGCAACGGGTTGCTCGCCGGCAGTTGGGCGGCGATTGAAAGTGTGTGGGACAGCATCAGCTTGATCTCGGACATTCTCAAGGATCCCGGTCAGTTTGCTGATCGGTTGGGCGAAAGCGCCAAGCAGCTGGAGGACCTGGCGAAAAAAACGCCGCTGGTGATGGCCAAGCTGCAACTGCTGGCCAGCGACGAAGCGGCGCTGTGCCTGTTGGTACGCACCGCCAGTCTCTGGCTGGACATGCTGCCGCCCAGTGAGGTTGCCGGCGAAACGGCCGAAGCCTTGTCGAGAATGGCGGTGCAGCTGTTGATCGATCTGTTGATCGGTGTCGTCCTGACCTTCATCGGGGCGGGTGCCGGTATCGCTTATCTGGCGATGCGCCTGGGGAATGTTGGCCTACGCCTGCTCGGTGTCCTGCAGCGTTTCATCCGTGCGATCTTCGCGGTGGTCAACGGCTTCATGAACTACGTGGACCGCTACAAGAGCGTGGCGGCACGCGGCATTGCGGCGGGGATCAAGAAAGGTCGGATGCAACTGCGCTGGGATGCGCAGCGCAACACCACGCTGAAAAAACACGAACATCACGACGACGCCTCCAACCAATCGAAAAACCCCAGCGGCGACAGCGCCGACACCGCGGCCCAGACCCGCACCCACGGCTGCCCGGTGTCGATGGTCACCGGCGAAGAACTGCTGACCCTCGACGACGGCACCCTCGATGGCCGCTTGCCGTTCGTCTTCACCCGTTTGTACCGCACCAGCGCCGCCGACCTGGACATCGGCCTCGGGCGCGGCTGGAGCCATGCCCTGGCCCATCGCCTTTTGATCGAAGGCGAGGCGGTCATCTGGATCGACCAGGAAAACCGCCGCACCACCTTTCCCCGCCCCAGCCTGCAACGTCCGGCGATCCACAACAGCCTGGCCCGCGCGGCGATCTACCTGGGGACCGAGGCGGACGAACTGATCGTCGCTCAACCCGGTGACGGCGCAGCATTCCTGCACTTTCGTGACGGCCATCTGATTGCCCTGAGCGATCGGTATGACAACCGCTTGACCATCCAGCGCAACATCTACGGCGATATCAGCCGCCTGGACAACGGCGCCCGGCGCAGCCTGCGCCTGCGTTACGAGCATCGCCACCTGGTCGCCATCGACTACCAGAGCTTTCACCCTGAACTGCTGCCAGACGAAGCCTGGCGGACCGAACAGACGCTGGTGTCCTACCGCTACGACGGACGTTTCCGACTGATCGAAGCGACCAACGCCGCCGGTGAAAGCGAACGCTACGACTACGACGACCAGCACGTCATCCTCCAGCGACAACTGGCCGGTGGCGCGAGTTTTTATTGGGAATGGCAAGGCGTCGGCCCGGCGGTCCGCTGTGTGCGGCACTGGGCTTCGTTCGCGCAGATGGACAGCCGCTACACCTGGGGAGAGGACGGCAGCGTCACTGTCCAGAATATCGATGGCAGCCAGGAAGTGTACGTCCACGACGAGCGGGCGCGGCTGGTGCGCCAGGTCGAACCCGACGGCGGCGAGCACCTCAAGGCCTACGACGAACAAGGTCGGCTGATCGCCGAGCAGGACCCGCTGGGCGCCGTGACCGAATACCGCTACGACGAGGTCGGACGGTTGGTGGCGTTGATTCCACCGGACGAGGCGCCGACGTCCTACGAATACCGCAACGGTTTCCTGCACACCCGTTCACGCGGCAAGGCCGTGTGGACCTACCGGCGCAATGCCCGCGGCGATGTGATCGTCCTCATTGGCCCGGACGGCCAGCGCACGGAATATGCCTACGCCCCCCACGGACAACTGCTGGCGACGTATGACTCGGACGGTGGCGAACATCGGTTCACCTGGAGTCGCCTGGGCCAACTGACCGAAGAGATCCTGCCCGACGGCAGTCGCCGGTGTTTTTCCTACGATGCCCTGGGGCGTTTACTCAGCCGTGAGGACGAACACGGTGCGCTCACGCACTACCAATGGGACGCTGTCGGCCGGCTGCTGCAAGTCACCTTGCCCAACGGTGCCACCCGGACCTGGCGCTACAACGCCTACGGCAAGGTCACCGCCGAGTGCGATGAGCAGGGGCGGGTCACCCGCTACGAATACGCCGACGACCTGCACCTGGTCAGCCGCCGCCTGAACCCCGACGGCAGCGAACTGAAGTACCGCTACGACTCGGCTCGGCTGTTGCTGACCGAAATCGAAAACGAATCCGGCGAAAAATATCAGCTGGACTACACGCCCAACGGCTTGATCCGACAGCAGGTCGGCTTCGACGGCCAACGCACCGCCTACGCCTACGACCTCAACGGCCACCTGTTGGAAAAAACCGAGCACGGCGAGGACGGTTCGCAACGGGTTACCCAGTACCAGCGTGACGCGGCCGGGCGGCTGCGGGTCAAGACCTTGCCCGACGGCCAGGCCATCGAATACCGCTACGACGAACTGGGCCGATTGGTCCACGTCAACGACGGCAGCGATCATCCGCTGGCCTTCGAGTACGACGCCCAGGACCGGCTGGTCTGCGAACACCAGGGTTGGGGCACCCTGCGTTATCGCTACGACGCCTGCGGGCGCCTCAACCACTTGCGCCTGCCGGACGACAGCCAGCTCGACTACCACCACGCCCCGGGCGGCGCGCTGACCGCCATCGACCTCAACGGCTCGCGCCTGACCGAACACCGGTTCGTCGGCGGTCGCGAACGGCAACGCCAGCAGGGCCGGCTGCTCAGTGACTACGACTATGACGAACAGGGCCGCCTCAAGGCCCAGACCGTGTGGCAGAGCCGACAGCAGCAACTGTTCTGGCGCGATTATGCCTACAGCGCCAAGGGCAATCTTCAGACCCTTTCCGACAACCGAAACCGCCGCAGCTACCAGTACGACCCGCTGGATCGCCTGACCCGCATCGACTTTTCCCACAGCGAACCGCCGGAACACTTCTGCCACGACCCGGCCGGCAACCTGATGATGCAGGACCGCCCCGGCCCGACCACCCTCAAGGGCAACCGCCTGCTGAAGGAGGGCGACCGCCACTACGACTACGACGCCTTCGGCAACCTCACCCGCGAACGCCGCGGCCAGGCCCTGGTCAGCACCTACCGCTACGACAGCCAGCACCGCCTGATCGGCGTCACCACGGCCGATGGCCGCGAAACCTCCTACCGCTACGACGCCTTTGGCCGACGCATCAGCAAGACCGTAGACGGCCTGACCACGGAATTTTTCTGGCAGGGCGACCAGGTCGTCGCCGAAAACAGCCCACGCCACCACCGCAGCTACGTCTACGAACCGGGCACCTTCCGCCCGCTGGCGATGCTCGACGGCGAAGGCCCGGAAAAAGCCACGCCGTTCTACTACCACCTCGACCACCTGGGCACGCCCCAGGAACTGACCAGCTACCGCGGCCAGGTCGTCTGGTCGGCGCGCTACAACGGCTACGGCAAACTCACCGAACTCCAGCACGGCGGCGGCGAACAGCTTGAACAACCCTTGCGTTTCCAGGGCCAATACTTCGACCCCGAAAGCGGCCTGCACTACAACCGCCACCGCTACTACAATCCCGAGACCGGCCGCTATTTGACGCCTGACCCGAGCAAACTGGCGGGAGGGCTCAATGGGTATAGGTACACCCTGAACCCGACGGGGTGGGTGGATCCGTTGGGGTTGGACGATTGTCCGGGAAGCGACGGGTGTAAAAAGCCTGCCGCCGGTAAGCAAGATTCGACGGCTAAGCTTGGAGTGGATGAGGGTGAGCCGGCGCTGCCGATGACGGCAGAGCAGCGGCGGGCGCGGATTGATGAGTTGGCGGAAGCGAATGCCTATCGGCGGTTGGATGAGATGGAGCGATCAATTGAGGGCGCGCATTTCTTACAGAAACATGGTGCTCAAACTACGGCGGATGCTCAGCTAGAACGCGTTATGACAGGCCGAAACCCGGGCACTGGGGAAATCGATGTTTATGGAAGCGGAAGTAATGCAGGCCAACCTGCCATTCCGTCTGCCGCAACTCGTTTTTTTAGTCATCGCGACCAACTCAATGCTATTCATCGTGCTCAGTTGATTTTCAGGCGAGCAGGCATTGTGGCGTCTAAGAAGCCAATTGAAATGGGGCGTGTAATTGGTGAAGGTTATAAGCGAGGAAGTTTAGAGTATGGTCAAAGTACGAAGGCGATTGTCATTCTTGATGGAAGTGGCCGACCTAAAACAGCCTATACAGGATCAGGTGCATGA
- a CDS encoding sel1 repeat family protein, whose protein sequence is MLWRLKARASYWLARRLFHWSWFVRQPRGWAWLEGQFSRMANLGDVGAQSFYGHILTFRGQGLGAREEGIRLLRLAALAGDGKSAYQVGVISLAGTASKAPDPVDAARWWALAAKAGHPLAEIKLKSLEVRDL, encoded by the coding sequence ATGCTCTGGCGACTCAAGGCGCGGGCCAGTTACTGGCTGGCGCGTCGGTTGTTTCATTGGTCCTGGTTCGTTCGCCAGCCGCGTGGCTGGGCCTGGCTCGAGGGCCAATTCTCCCGCATGGCGAACCTGGGTGACGTCGGTGCGCAAAGCTTCTATGGGCACATTCTCACGTTTCGCGGCCAAGGGCTGGGTGCCCGTGAAGAAGGGATTCGCCTGCTACGGCTGGCGGCATTGGCCGGTGATGGCAAGTCTGCCTACCAGGTTGGTGTGATCAGCCTGGCAGGCACGGCCAGCAAGGCGCCGGACCCGGTTGACGCGGCACGTTGGTGGGCCTTGGCGGCGAAAGCCGGGCACCCGCTGGCCGAAATCAAGCTCAAATCACTTGAAGTTCGCGATCTCTAG
- a CDS encoding carboxy terminal-processing peptidase — translation MKHLFPSTALALVIGLGLLPLSNDTFAANSWDKLQPDRDEVIASLNVVELLKRHHYSKPPLDDARSVIIYDSYLKLLDPSRSYFLASDIAEFNKWKTQFDDFLKSGDLNAGFTIYKRYLDRVKARLDYALAELNKGVDKIDFNTKETLLVDRKDAPWLKSTAELDDLWRKRVKDEVLRMKIAGKDPKQIQETLTKRYKNQLARLDQTRAEDIFQAYINTFAMSYDPHTNYLSPDNAENFDINMSLSLEGIGAVLQSDNDQVKIVRLVPAGPADKTKQVSPADKIIGVAQGNKEMVDVVGWRLDEVVKLIRGPKGSVVRLEVIPASNAPNDQTSKVVSITREAVKLDDQAAKKSVLHLKQDGKDYKLGIIEIPAFYLDFKAFRAGDPNYKSTTRDVKKLLTELQKEKVDGVVIDLRNNGGGSLQEATELTSLFIDKGPTVLVRNADGRVDVLEDENPGAFYKGPMALLVNRLSASASEIFAGAMQDYHRALIIGGQTFGKGTVQTIQPLNHGELKLTLAKFYRVSGQSTQHQGVLPDIDYPSIIDTKEIGESALPEAMPWDTIRPAIKPAVDPFKPFLAQLKSDHDARSSQDAEFVFIRDKLALAQKLMMEKTVTLNEAERRAQHADIETKQLAMENLRRKAKGEEPLKELKKEDEDLITEPEKTKPEDDAYLSETGRILLDYLKLNTAIAKH, via the coding sequence ATGAAGCACCTGTTCCCCAGTACCGCCCTCGCGCTCGTCATTGGCCTCGGCCTGTTACCGCTGTCGAACGATACGTTCGCTGCCAACAGCTGGGACAAGCTTCAGCCCGATCGTGACGAGGTGATTGCCAGCCTTAACGTGGTCGAATTGCTCAAGCGCCATCACTACAGCAAGCCACCGCTCGATGATGCGCGCTCGGTCATTATCTATGACAGCTACCTGAAGCTGCTCGATCCATCGCGCAGTTATTTCCTGGCCAGCGACATCGCCGAATTCAACAAGTGGAAAACCCAGTTCGACGACTTCCTCAAGAGCGGCGACCTGAACGCCGGGTTCACCATCTACAAGCGCTATCTGGACCGCGTGAAGGCGCGCCTGGACTACGCCCTTGCCGAACTGAACAAAGGCGTCGATAAAATCGACTTCAATACCAAGGAAACCTTGCTGGTCGACCGCAAGGACGCTCCTTGGCTCAAAAGCACAGCCGAACTCGATGACCTGTGGCGCAAGCGCGTCAAGGACGAGGTGCTGCGCATGAAGATTGCCGGCAAGGATCCCAAACAGATCCAGGAAACCCTGACCAAGCGCTACAAGAATCAATTGGCTCGCCTGGACCAGACCCGTGCCGAAGACATTTTCCAGGCGTACATCAACACCTTCGCCATGTCCTACGACCCGCACACCAATTATCTGTCGCCGGATAACGCGGAAAACTTCGACATCAACATGAGCCTGTCCCTGGAAGGCATCGGCGCGGTGCTGCAGAGCGACAACGACCAGGTGAAAATCGTGCGCCTGGTCCCGGCGGGCCCTGCGGACAAGACCAAACAGGTCAGCCCGGCGGACAAGATCATCGGCGTTGCCCAAGGCAACAAGGAAATGGTCGACGTGGTCGGCTGGCGCCTGGACGAAGTGGTCAAGCTGATCCGTGGGCCGAAAGGCTCGGTGGTGCGCCTGGAAGTCATCCCGGCCAGCAATGCGCCGAACGACCAGACCAGCAAAGTCGTGTCCATCACCCGTGAAGCGGTGAAGCTGGATGACCAGGCAGCGAAAAAATCAGTCCTCCACCTCAAGCAGGACGGCAAGGACTACAAGCTCGGCATCATTGAAATCCCGGCCTTCTATCTGGACTTCAAGGCCTTCCGCGCCGGGGATCCGAACTACAAGAGCACCACCCGTGACGTCAAGAAGCTGCTGACCGAACTGCAGAAGGAAAAGGTCGACGGCGTGGTCATCGACTTGCGCAACAACGGCGGCGGCTCCCTGCAGGAAGCCACCGAGCTGACCAGCCTGTTCATCGACAAGGGCCCGACCGTGCTCGTGCGTAACGCCGATGGCCGGGTGGATGTGCTGGAAGACGAAAACCCGGGCGCGTTCTACAAGGGGCCGATGGCCTTGCTGGTCAACCGACTGTCGGCTTCGGCCTCGGAGATTTTCGCCGGTGCGATGCAGGACTACCACCGTGCGCTGATCATCGGCGGCCAGACCTTCGGCAAAGGTACCGTGCAGACCATCCAGCCGCTCAACCATGGCGAACTGAAACTGACCCTGGCGAAGTTCTACCGGGTTTCCGGCCAGAGCACCCAGCACCAGGGCGTGCTGCCTGACATCGATTACCCGTCGATCATCGACACCAAGGAAATCGGTGAAAGCGCCCTGCCCGAAGCCATGCCATGGGACACCATCCGGCCTGCGATCAAACCGGCCGTGGACCCGTTCAAACCGTTCCTGGCCCAACTCAAGTCCGACCACGATGCGCGCTCGTCCCAGGACGCGGAATTCGTGTTCATCCGCGACAAGCTGGCCCTGGCGCAGAAGTTGATGATGGAGAAAACCGTCACCCTCAACGAAGCCGAGCGTCGCGCGCAGCATGCAGACATCGAGACCAAGCAACTGGCCATGGAAAACCTGCGTCGCAAGGCCAAGGGCGAAGAACCGCTCAAAGAGCTGAAGAAAGAGGACGAAGACCTGATCACCGAGCCGGAGAAAACCAAGCCGGAAGACGATGCCTACCTGAGCGAGACCGGGCGGATCCTGCTGGACTACCTGAAACTCAACACGGCGATCGCCAAGCACTAA